The Azospirillum baldaniorum genome contains a region encoding:
- a CDS encoding SLC13 family permease, with protein MPIPFLAVPPMTLTVVALFVLTYVGMALGRFPGLRIDRTGIALVAAILLLAIGALESGQVTEAIDFPTLFILFGLMVLSAQYAASGFYDWCALRVAQAARSPAWLLAVTVAVGGGLSAILANDVVVFAMTPMLCVGLLARRLDPRPYLIGLAGAANAGSAATVIGNPQNILIGQMGHLDFWRFLAVCGVPALVGLVVVYVVVWLAWRGRFGEPDDGAAGSGATGEGGAEPVMLDRAQLGKAVVATLVLLGLFTTDLPHEIGVLLVAGAMLISRRLASRGMLGMVDWHLLVLFAALFAINHALKLTGLPAEFVSGLEAAGWLPDRLAVMTPLALAASNSIGNVPAVILLLAAWPSPPEGALYGLAILSTLAGNLLIPGSLANIIVVERAAASGVRLGFVEHARCGIPMTLLSMGFAVLWLWGTGWMRLS; from the coding sequence ATGCCCATTCCCTTCCTGGCCGTCCCGCCCATGACGCTGACGGTCGTCGCGCTGTTCGTCCTCACCTATGTCGGCATGGCGCTGGGGCGCTTCCCCGGACTGCGCATCGACCGCACCGGCATCGCTCTGGTCGCGGCCATTCTTCTGCTCGCCATCGGGGCGCTGGAATCGGGGCAGGTGACCGAGGCCATCGACTTCCCGACCCTGTTCATCCTGTTCGGGCTGATGGTGCTGTCCGCCCAGTACGCGGCCAGCGGCTTCTACGACTGGTGCGCCCTCCGGGTGGCGCAGGCGGCGCGTTCTCCGGCCTGGCTGCTGGCGGTGACGGTGGCGGTGGGCGGTGGCCTGTCGGCGATCCTCGCCAACGACGTGGTGGTCTTCGCCATGACGCCGATGCTCTGCGTCGGTCTGCTGGCCCGCCGGCTGGACCCGCGGCCCTACCTGATCGGTCTGGCCGGAGCGGCGAACGCCGGGTCGGCGGCGACGGTGATCGGCAACCCGCAGAACATCCTGATCGGCCAGATGGGGCATCTGGATTTCTGGCGCTTCCTGGCGGTCTGCGGGGTGCCGGCGCTGGTCGGCCTCGTGGTGGTGTATGTCGTGGTGTGGCTCGCCTGGCGGGGCCGCTTCGGCGAGCCGGATGACGGCGCGGCGGGCAGCGGGGCGACCGGGGAGGGCGGGGCGGAGCCGGTGATGCTCGACCGGGCGCAGCTCGGCAAGGCGGTGGTGGCGACCCTGGTGCTTCTCGGCCTGTTCACCACCGACCTGCCGCACGAGATCGGCGTGCTGCTGGTCGCCGGGGCGATGCTGATCAGCCGGCGGCTGGCCTCGCGCGGGATGTTGGGCATGGTGGACTGGCATTTGCTGGTCCTCTTCGCCGCGCTGTTCGCCATCAACCACGCGCTGAAGCTGACCGGCCTGCCGGCGGAGTTCGTGTCGGGGCTGGAGGCCGCCGGCTGGCTGCCTGACCGGCTGGCGGTGATGACCCCGCTCGCCCTGGCCGCCAGCAACAGCATCGGCAACGTGCCGGCGGTGATTCTGCTGCTCGCCGCCTGGCCGTCGCCGCCGGAGGGGGCGCTCTACGGGCTGGCGATCCTGTCCACGCTGGCCGGCAACCTGCTGATCCCCGGCAGCCTCGCCAACATCATTGTGGTGGAGCGGGCAGCGGCCTCCGGCGTCCGGCTCGGCTTTGTGGAGCACGCCCGTTGCGGGATCCCGATGACCCTTTTGTCGATGGGATTCGCCGTTTTGTGGTTGTGGGGCACCGGCTGGATGCGTCTGAGCTGA
- a CDS encoding glycosyltransferase has protein sequence MSEAQTPRTLDTGAQERPRETPWETPVVAVVVTHNRLALLKTCLAAIHGQEPRPDRIVVVDNGSSDGTAEWLAEQRAVMPELLVVRQANIGSAGAYHTAFATALELGARWIWSTDDDGIPAPGALAELLRQGERHDLDLVGPTVVAAEDRGDLAFTMQGFTKADAFAAAAQDGIVPGAIALFNGTLLRRRVFERIGNIKREMFIWGDEWEFTLRARRAGLRDGTAVHALHVHPRNRRTQRPLAGGFLGTVEEMPENRAPYFFRNMGYIHATYERKSIARMMVKYTLYYLLHRRADVKGLRGFWTHYRAGLQNRYPQDLQASPTAAAPVAASGAPPQSFPKSV, from the coding sequence ATGTCAGAAGCCCAGACGCCCCGGACGCTGGACACCGGAGCCCAGGAACGGCCTCGGGAAACGCCCTGGGAGACTCCCGTCGTCGCGGTGGTGGTCACCCACAACCGTCTGGCCCTGCTGAAGACCTGTCTGGCGGCGATCCATGGGCAGGAGCCGCGGCCCGACCGCATCGTCGTGGTGGACAACGGTTCCAGCGACGGCACCGCGGAATGGCTGGCCGAGCAGCGGGCGGTGATGCCGGAGCTTCTGGTGGTCCGGCAGGCCAACATCGGCTCCGCCGGCGCTTACCACACCGCCTTCGCCACGGCGCTGGAACTGGGCGCCCGCTGGATCTGGAGCACCGACGACGACGGCATTCCGGCGCCCGGCGCCTTGGCCGAACTGCTGCGCCAGGGCGAGCGGCACGACCTCGACCTCGTCGGGCCGACCGTGGTCGCGGCGGAGGACCGCGGCGATCTGGCCTTCACCATGCAGGGCTTCACCAAGGCCGACGCCTTCGCCGCCGCGGCTCAGGACGGCATCGTGCCGGGCGCCATCGCGCTGTTCAACGGGACCCTGCTGCGCCGGCGCGTCTTCGAGCGGATCGGCAACATCAAGCGCGAGATGTTCATCTGGGGCGACGAGTGGGAGTTCACGTTGCGCGCCCGGCGGGCCGGGCTGCGCGACGGGACGGCGGTGCATGCCCTGCACGTCCACCCGCGCAACCGCCGCACCCAGCGCCCGCTGGCCGGCGGTTTCCTGGGCACGGTGGAGGAGATGCCGGAGAACCGCGCCCCCTATTTCTTCCGCAACATGGGCTACATCCACGCCACCTACGAGCGCAAGTCCATCGCCCGCATGATGGTCAAATACACGCTCTATTACCTGCTGCACCGGCGCGCCGACGTGAAGGGGCTGCGCGGCTTCTGGACCCATTACCGGGCCGGCCTGCAGAACCGCTATCCGCAGGACCTGCAGGCGTCCCCCACGGCCGCGGCTCCAGTGGCCGCCTCTGGCGCTCCGCCCCAGTCCTTTCCGAAAAGCGTCTGA